Below is a genomic region from Pseudomonas svalbardensis.
GCTGATTGGCGATGTGCTCGATCAAGTGCGCGAACTGGGCCGTGAGGTGCCGGAAGTCGAGATCTTTGCCTACGGACATTTGCCGTTGGCCTATTCCGCGCGCTGCTTCACCGCTCGGGCGGAAAACAAGCCCAAGGACGACTGCCAGTTTTGCTGCATCAACTACCCCGACGGTCTGCCGCTGACCAGTCAGGAGGGGCAGGCGCTGTTCACCATTAACGGTATACAAACGATGTCGGCCGAGGTGACCAATCTGCTGGCGGATTACACCGGGCTGGTGGCCTGTGGCGCCGACTTGTTGCGTCTGAGCCCTCGCGCTCAGGGCATGGCCGAGGTCATTGCCGCCTATCAACGGGTTCGGCTGGGCGAGACACCGCCGCTGTTCGTCGACGGTTGTAACGGCTACTGGCATGGCCAGGCCGGCATGTTGCGCGTCGAGGGGGTCGGCCTGTGTTGAACCGTAAAAAGTGGTTGTTGAAAGGCGCCGACCGGTTATTGCCGCTGGTGCGCCGGGTGCCTTTTGCGGTGCAGCGCCTGGCGTTGCAGCAGGCGCTCAATCGCTGCCTCGCCGAGCCGTTGCGCGATGGCGAATTTGAAGTATTGCGTGGGCGTTGGTTGTGTCTGCGGATCCCGGACCTGGGTTTGTCCTGGTTCCTGACGCTGACCCGTGAAGGGTTGCGAATTGCTGAACACGCCACGGCGCATGTGACCATTAGCGGTAACTGGCGAGAGTTTTTATTGCTGGCGAGTCGTCAGGAGGATCCGGATACGTTGTTCTTTCGCAGGCGTTTGGTGATTGAGGGTGATACGGAGTTGGGGTTGGCGTTGAAGAACCTGATCGACAGTCTGGATCCTGATGTGTTGCCGGTGTGGTTGTGGCGCAATCTGGAGCGGGCGGGGAAGGGGTTGGCGGCCGGTTAGCCGAGCTGTATTTTTGGTTGGAGTACATTTCCATTTCTGCGGTAACGGCTGCTTAGGGTTCCGCCCTGACGGCGGGCCACTTGGAAAAGCGCCAAGTAACCAAGCGCTCTTGCCCCTGACGTACGGTGCCTCGCCTAGGCTCGGCATGCCCTCGCTCCGGTCCTGCTCCGTGGGCCCGCCGCCATCGGCCATCCATGGCCGGGGGCGGCTACCGCGGCATCCTTGCCGCGGTGCCCACTGCGCAGAACCTGCGCTCGGCCTTCCGACGGGGCAGATCAGGATCAAGATCACGATCAAAAGCCAAAGTGGGGCGGCCTGATAGCCGACCTGATGTCTGTCAAGGTCATCGGCGGTGGACACCTATGTCATGCCCGCCAAAAATCCAACTGTGGGAGCGAGCCTGCTCGCGAAGGCGGACTTACATTCAACATTGATGTCGACTGACAGGGCCTCATCGCGAGCAGGCTCGCTCCCACAGGGGAATGCGTACGCTTGAAGAGACAGGCCGGCCGGTAGGCCGCCTCGCTTTTGCGGTGCACGCCCCCTCGAGAGGCCGAGTGGAGGTTCTGCGTAGTGGGCAACCCGGCATGGATGCCGGGTTAGCCGCCCCCGGCCATGGATGGCCGATGGCGGCGGGCCCACGGAGCAGGACCGGAGCGAGGGCATGGCGAGCCTAGGCGAGCCACCGAACGACAGGGGCATGAGCGCTTTGGTTACTTTCGCGCTTTTCGAAAGTGACCCGCCGTAAGGGCGGAACCCTAAGCCGCCGTTACCGCAGAAATGGATATGTACTGAGCCAAAAGACGCCATCGCGAGCAGGCTCGCTCCCACATTTGATCTGCGTTGCCCTCAAACCATCAGTTCAGAGGCGTGATTCTGCCGAGCATCACTGGCAATCAACTGCTTGATCCCTTCAAATAACTCATCCCCCTGCGCCTCCGTGCGGTCCTCACCATAGCGCTTGCGCAACCCGTAATGGCTAAGAATCAAATGCACATCCGCGTGCAGACCATGCTGCTTCAGGCAGTTTTCAACGCATTGCAACGGGCAACCGTCCAGCGCAAAAATCCGCCGTCCCGAGCGTGCCTTGTTGACCAGCGCCGCCACATGCCCGCCGACCCCGACGATGCAGGACATTTCAGCCGATCCGCTGCGATCAAGCCGCACGGCCAGGGCGTTGGCCAGTTGGGCGACGTTGGAGCAGCCTGAGCAGGCGTAAATAAGGGGCAAGGTTGAACGGGACATGAGCGTTCTCCGTGGATGGACTTCTTCAGTGTGCAAGGCCGGTGGCGTTGCGCATTGACTGCGGTCAATTCCGTCTATTGGAACGCCGCGAGATCCTCTTCGGCGAGGATACTGATACTGCGGCGTTCCATCGCGATCAGGCCGCTGTCCACCAGGCGGTGCAAGATCCGCGAAAAGGTTTCCGGCTGGATGCCCAGCTTCGAGGCCACCAGGCGTTTGGACACCTGCAAGACAATCAAACCGCTGACCGGGTTGCGTTCCTGGAACAGGAAATTGATCACCCGCCGGCTCGCACTGGCCATGGTCAAGGTGTCGATGTCGCGCAGACGCAGGTGCAAGTGCACGCTCATGCTCGCCAGAATGGCCAGGCAAACCTTCGGCTGGTCCTCGAGTGCATTGCGGTAATGGGTGCCCTCGATACTCACCAGCACGCTGTCCTTCAGCGCCGTGGCGCTCACCGGGTAAAGACGGGCCTGGCTGAACAGCAAGGCTTCGGCAAACGTCTGGCCGGGCTGAATGATCTCCACCAGGTTTTCCTGACCTTCGCCGGTAAGCCGGTACAACTTGATCTGGCCGCTGACCAGCAGGAAAAAACGCTTGGCCGGATCGCCTTGGTGCATGAGCGTGCTGTGGCAACTCAGGCGCTTGAGCATCGCCAGGCCGCAGACTTCCTCGAAGATTTTCTCCGGCAGTTGGCTGAACAGATGATGACGACGCAACGTTAAAACGATGGAAGGGTGGGTCAGCATGGCGTACCTCCGCTGACGCTCATAGTAGAGAGCGCCGGCCGGATGACCTATGCCTCTGCCGGCCTACCTCCAAGGAGGCATGCCCCTCAGCCCGCATTGCGCAGATGCTCCATGGCCCACACCGCCGCCTCGACCCGTGAGCGCAAACCGAGTTTGTGCAGCAGGTTTTTCACATGAACCTTGACCGTGCCTTCGGTGATGCCCAGCTTGTGCCCGATGACTTTGTTGCTGAAGCCGCTGGCGATGGTTTTCAGCACCTGACGTTCACGCTCGGTCAGTTCCACCACGGTCTGGCGCTGCGGTGAGCGCAGCGCCTGGGCCATGACTTGGGTCAGCCCCGGGCTGATCACCAATTCGCCGTTCAAGGCATTGCGGATGTACTGAATCAGCAGTTCGGGTTCCATGTCCTTGAGCAGATAGCCGTCGGCATCCAGACGCAATGCGTCGCGAATATCGTCTTCGGCATCCGAGACCGTGAACAGCAGCACCTTGCCGGTGTAGTGCATCGCCCGTAATTGGCGCAGGGTTTCAATGCCATTCATCTGCGGCATGTTGTTATCGAGCAACACCAGGTCCGGTTGCAGCGGCTCGATCAGACTGAGTGCTTCTTCGCCGTTGTTGGCTTCACCGACGATCAGGAAATCATCTTCGAGTTCGAGCATCTGGCGGATGCCGTGACGCATCATCGGATGGTCGTCAACCAGCAGGATGGTGTGTTGCAGGGACGGGTTCATGTGACGCTACCTTCTGTTTGCTGCCCGAGAAACTCCGGTTGGAATTCCAGTTGGACGCGGGTGCCTTGCGGCTCCCTAGAGACTATTTCGAGTTGACCGCGCAAGCTGCGGGCCCGCTCATCCATGATTTTCAGGCCGTGGTGTTCGCGTTGGTCGACGTTGCCGCTGAAGCCACGCCCGTCGTCTTCGACGATGAGCCTGACGGTTTCACCGTCCTGACGCAGTTGCAGCCAGGCGTTCTGCGCATGGGCGTGGCGCAAACAATTGGAGAGCGCCTCGCGAGTGATCTGCAAGATGTGGATTTGCTCGCTGGCCGATAACTGAAAGGCCAGCGCGTCGACGTGCAGGTGCACCTGAAATTCCCCGCGACGGGAGAACTCCTCGGCGGTGTCCTTGAGTTCCTGCACCAGTCCCGCATCGTGAATCTGCAAGCGAAAGGTGGTCAGCAACTCGCGTAACTGGCGGTAGGCATTGTTCAGCCCTTCGCGCAGTTCGGCGGTGACGTTTTCCAGGGTTTCGACCGTTTCGCCACGACGCATCAGGGTTTGCAGGCGGCTGACTTGCAGCTTCATGTAGGACAGGGCCTGGGCCAGTGAGTCATGCAACTCGCGAGCAATGATCGTGCGTTCGTCGAGCAACAGCAGGCGATGATCCTGTTCCCGTTGACGCTTGAGCGACAGCGAGGTGCCGATCAGGTTGGCCAGGGCCTGGATCAGTTGGGTTTCCCAGGCTTGGGTCGGATGTCCGTCGACAAAATGCGCCTTGAGTTCGCCCAGTTCACTGCCCTGATTGCTGATGCTGAACGTTTGTGGACTGGCTTTATGGTGCTTCTGGCACGTGGCGCAGTCGCTGCTGGCGCAGACTTCCCGGATGTTCGCGCCGTGGAGGGCGAGCAACTGCTGGGCCGGTGCCTGCATTTGTCCTTGCAGGCACAGCGACAGGCGTAAGCCGGGCAAGCGTTGCTGGAAACGCCGGATCAACTCATCCAGGCCTTCGGCATTGGCCAGGCGTGTGGCCAGGCTTCGACTGCTTTGGTACAGCAACTCGAGGGCGGCATTGGCTTGTTGCAGGTTCAGGGTTTTTTGCTGGACCTGACTCTCAAGGGTGCGATGCGAGTCTTCGATCGTCTCGGCCATGGCGTTGAAACTCATGGCCAACTGGCCCAGTTCGTCCTGGGATTGATGGTTGACCCGCACCTTGAAATCGCCGCGACGAAAGCGCTGGGTCGCATCCACCAACTCTTTCAAGGGCATGACGACCCCGTACTGCAATTCGTAGAGCCCAATCAGCAGGACGAACAGGGTGGTGAACAAGGCCAGGCCCTGGATCACCTGTTGCCAGCCTTGCTTTTGTTCGCTTTGGCGCTGCAACAGGTTGACGAACTGGTTCAGTTGTTCAACGAAGGGCAGGGCCTGGACCTGAAAATAGGCGGCATCGCCGCGCTCCAGTGCCGGGCGCAAATCCTCGTTCCAGTGTTGCTGGATTTGCCCGTAGCTGATTTGCAGGGCGGCGGTCGGGCCATCTTCCAGCACTGCCTTGAGTGACTGGCTGTTGAGGCGGGTTTGCAGGCTGTCGCTGATGGCGATGATTTCTTCGCCGGTTGCACCCGCGGCCAGTTTCCAGCTCAGGTGGTAAGTCTCCATGCGCACCGAGCCTGCGGTGTTGATGGCAGCGGCATCACCCTGGCTGAACCAGGCGATCAGTCCGGCGCTTAACGAACTGGCGAGGGCGAGCACGGCGATCAGGATCACCGCCAGCCCGGCGCGAGCGGGCAGGGAACTGCGCAACCAGCGCACCATCAGCGCAGGTCCGGGAAAAAATCAGGAAAACAGAGCATGTGCAGTTCCAGGATGGGGTTTTGCCGCCGATCCCGGGCGCGCTACCTCTAAAGAGTTGTCGACTGATCCTTGTCAGCAAAAACCTTGGAAGAAAACCTTAAGACGCTGATAAACCGCCGGTTTTAGGGTTTTCCTGTACTACCTCCTTAGAGGTAGACCGCACAAGCATAGGCCTATGCCCCCTAGGGCTTCGTTGACATGGATCAAGTTTTTGCGGGGTTGGCCTCTCTAGTCTGCCGCCATGGCTAACTGACTGGAGAGCATTGTGAACCAACCGCATGTACGACAAGGCTTGGTGCTGGGCATGAGCACACTGGCCTTCACTGTCTGTTTCATGGTCTGGATGATGTTTGCCGTGCTCGGGGTGCCGATCAAGGACCTTCTCCAGCTCAACGAAACCCAATTCGGCCTGCTGGCGGCGACCCCGGTGCTGACCGGCTCGCTGGTGCGGTTGCCGCTGGGTCTGCTGACCGACCGCTTTGGCGGGCGCAGCGTGTTCTTCCTGTTGATGCTGGCCTGCGTGGCGCCGCTGTACCTGATCAGTCACGCCACCGCCTACTGGCAGTTCCTGGTGCTGGGCTTGTTCGTTGGGCTGGCCGGTGGTTCGTTCTCGGTCGGGATTGCCTACGTCGCCAAATGGTTCGACAAGGAGAATCAGGGCTTTGCGATGGGCATCTTCGGCGCCGGTAACGCCGGGGCTGCGGTGACCAAATTTCTCGCCCCGGCGCTGATCGCTGCCGGCAGCTGGCAGTTGGTGCCGAAAGTCTTCAGCGCGATCCTCTTTATTACGGCGCTGTTGTTCTGGTTCTTCAGCGCCGAAAACAAGGACCACCGCAGTGCCACCGGCGCCACCTTGCGTGAGCAATTGAGCTCGCTGAAGGACCCGGCGGTGTGGCGCTACTGCCAGTACTACTCGATCGTCTTCGGAGGTTATGTCGCCCTCGCGCTGTGGATGACCAAGTACTACGTGCAGGAATACGGTTTCAGCCTGCAAAGCGCGGCGCTGTTGGCGGCCTGTTTTTCCCTGCCCGGTGGCGTGCTGCGTGCGGTCGGCGGCTGGATGTCGGATCGCTGGGGTGCGCAAAGCGTGACCTGGTGGGTGTTGTGGGTCAGCTGGGTCTGCCTGTTCCTGCTCTCGTATCCCCAGACCCAACTGCAAGTGCAAACGGTCAACGGTCCGGTGGATTTCCACATCGGCCTCAATCCCGCGCTGTTCACCGTGCTGCTGTTCGTCATGGGCATCGCCTTCGCTTTCGGCAAGGCCTCGGTCTTCAAATACATCGCCAACGACTACCCGAAAAACATGGGCGCGGTGTCCGGCATCGTCGGCCTCGCCGGTGGCCTGGGCGGTTTCGTGCTGCCGATCTTGTTCGGCGCCCTGGTGGACCTCACCGGCGTGCGCTCTTCCTGCTTCATGTTGATGTACGGCGTGGTCTGGGTCTCCCTCACCTGGATGTACTTCAGCGAAATACGCAAAAGCGCGGTGCTGGGTAAAGCGCCGCTGCTGACCCCGTCCCCGATTTCCAGCATTGCCCTAGGAGAAGAACATGTCCGTTCTGCAAAAGCCTGACAAAGGCCCGGTCATTCATGACTGGCGCCCCGAGGACCCAGCATTCTGGGGACGTAGCGGCAAACAGACCGCCACGCGCAACTTGTGGATTTCCATTCCTGCGCTGCTGCTGGCCTTTGCGGTGTGGATGGTCTGGAGCACGGTGATCGTGCGTCTGAACGCCATCGGTTTCACCTTCACCACTGACCAGTTGTTCTGGCTGGCGGCATTGCC
It encodes:
- a CDS encoding U32 family peptidase, which gives rise to MKLSLGPVLFYWDKEQLSNFYAEMSALPLDVIYLGETVCSKRRAFSLDQWLGLGRELQECSQAQLVISSLTLIEAASELSSLRRLCDNGQLLVEANDMGAVQFLAERKLPFVGGPALNLYNGHTLAQLLDCGMTRWVPPVECSAALIGDVLDQVRELGREVPEVEIFAYGHLPLAYSARCFTARAENKPKDDCQFCCINYPDGLPLTSQEGQALFTINGIQTMSAEVTNLLADYTGLVACGADLLRLSPRAQGMAEVIAAYQRVRLGETPPLFVDGCNGYWHGQAGMLRVEGVGLC
- the ubiT gene encoding ubiquinone anaerobic biosynthesis accessory factor UbiT, whose translation is MLNRKKWLLKGADRLLPLVRRVPFAVQRLALQQALNRCLAEPLRDGEFEVLRGRWLCLRIPDLGLSWFLTLTREGLRIAEHATAHVTISGNWREFLLLASRQEDPDTLFFRRRLVIEGDTELGLALKNLIDSLDPDVLPVWLWRNLERAGKGLAAG
- a CDS encoding putative zinc-binding protein, producing MSRSTLPLIYACSGCSNVAQLANALAVRLDRSGSAEMSCIVGVGGHVAALVNKARSGRRIFALDGCPLQCVENCLKQHGLHADVHLILSHYGLRKRYGEDRTEAQGDELFEGIKQLIASDARQNHASELMV
- a CDS encoding Crp/Fnr family transcriptional regulator, with product MLTHPSIVLTLRRHHLFSQLPEKIFEEVCGLAMLKRLSCHSTLMHQGDPAKRFFLLVSGQIKLYRLTGEGQENLVEIIQPGQTFAEALLFSQARLYPVSATALKDSVLVSIEGTHYRNALEDQPKVCLAILASMSVHLHLRLRDIDTLTMASASRRVINFLFQERNPVSGLIVLQVSKRLVASKLGIQPETFSRILHRLVDSGLIAMERRSISILAEEDLAAFQ
- the narL gene encoding two-component system response regulator NarL, with product MNPSLQHTILLVDDHPMMRHGIRQMLELEDDFLIVGEANNGEEALSLIEPLQPDLVLLDNNMPQMNGIETLRQLRAMHYTGKVLLFTVSDAEDDIRDALRLDADGYLLKDMEPELLIQYIRNALNGELVISPGLTQVMAQALRSPQRQTVVELTERERQVLKTIASGFSNKVIGHKLGITEGTVKVHVKNLLHKLGLRSRVEAAVWAMEHLRNAG
- a CDS encoding HAMP domain-containing protein; protein product: MVRWLRSSLPARAGLAVILIAVLALASSLSAGLIAWFSQGDAAAINTAGSVRMETYHLSWKLAAGATGEEIIAISDSLQTRLNSQSLKAVLEDGPTAALQISYGQIQQHWNEDLRPALERGDAAYFQVQALPFVEQLNQFVNLLQRQSEQKQGWQQVIQGLALFTTLFVLLIGLYELQYGVVMPLKELVDATQRFRRGDFKVRVNHQSQDELGQLAMSFNAMAETIEDSHRTLESQVQQKTLNLQQANAALELLYQSSRSLATRLANAEGLDELIRRFQQRLPGLRLSLCLQGQMQAPAQQLLALHGANIREVCASSDCATCQKHHKASPQTFSISNQGSELGELKAHFVDGHPTQAWETQLIQALANLIGTSLSLKRQREQDHRLLLLDERTIIARELHDSLAQALSYMKLQVSRLQTLMRRGETVETLENVTAELREGLNNAYRQLRELLTTFRLQIHDAGLVQELKDTAEEFSRRGEFQVHLHVDALAFQLSASEQIHILQITREALSNCLRHAHAQNAWLQLRQDGETVRLIVEDDGRGFSGNVDQREHHGLKIMDERARSLRGQLEIVSREPQGTRVQLEFQPEFLGQQTEGSVT
- a CDS encoding MFS transporter produces the protein MNQPHVRQGLVLGMSTLAFTVCFMVWMMFAVLGVPIKDLLQLNETQFGLLAATPVLTGSLVRLPLGLLTDRFGGRSVFFLLMLACVAPLYLISHATAYWQFLVLGLFVGLAGGSFSVGIAYVAKWFDKENQGFAMGIFGAGNAGAAVTKFLAPALIAAGSWQLVPKVFSAILFITALLFWFFSAENKDHRSATGATLREQLSSLKDPAVWRYCQYYSIVFGGYVALALWMTKYYVQEYGFSLQSAALLAACFSLPGGVLRAVGGWMSDRWGAQSVTWWVLWVSWVCLFLLSYPQTQLQVQTVNGPVDFHIGLNPALFTVLLFVMGIAFAFGKASVFKYIANDYPKNMGAVSGIVGLAGGLGGFVLPILFGALVDLTGVRSSCFMLMYGVVWVSLTWMYFSEIRKSAVLGKAPLLTPSPISSIALGEEHVRSAKA